AGATACGGAGAATGATAATTCTGGGGGTGGTTTTTTGTTACACTACAGGATCATGGAGAACGTTAAGCGGGTTATAAAAGGAAAAGATGAACAAATTAAACTCGTTCTATCGGTTCTCTACGCCGGTGGGCACGTGCTCCTTGAAGACGTTCCAGGTGTAGGAAAGACGATTCTGGCACGTGCATTGGCTATCTCGACGGGTCTTGATTTCAAGCGCGTACAGTTTACTCCCGATTTGCTACCGTCCGACCTTACTGGATTGTACATTTTCGATAGAAAGGACGAAACATTTAAGTTCCGCCCGGGTCCGATATTCACGGATATTTTACTTGCCGATGAGATAAACCGTGCAACTCCAAGGACACAATCGGCCCTTCTTGAAGCTATGGCTGAAGGTCAGGTGACTGTGGACGGTGTCACACACAAGCTATCGGAAAACTTCTTCGTTATCGCGACGCAAAATCCGATAGAGTACGAGGGCACATTTCCACTTCCGGAAGCACAGTTGGATCGTTTCACGGCCAAGATATCTTTGGGTTATCCTGACAAGGATAGTGAACTGGAAATTCTGACGACGCAAAAGATTAAGCATCCCATAGAGGATCTCCGACCGGTTGGAACGGTTGAGGAACTGAATCATGAAAAGAGAAAGGTTCGCCAGGTGAAGGTTAGCGATGATGTGAAACGTTACATCGTGGATATCGTCAACGCGACGAGAAGTCACGAATCGCTCGCTTTCGGTTCAAGCCCGCGTGGTGCCATCGCGTTAATGCACATGAGTATGGCCTGGGCGTACATAGACGGACGTGATTACGTTCTTCCGGACGACGTCAAAGCTGTTGCACCGTACGTTTTAATCCACCGTGTAGTACAAACCACCGAATCGAAAATACTGAGAGAGAGCAAAGAGGATATAATTAAGGATATTTTGGACAAGGTTCCAGTTGTGGTCTCACGATGACATCGAAGCCTTCTCTACGCTGAGATTTGACGACAACGTTCCGAATCACTATTTTCAGAGCGGTAGGGTTCGAAGGTCGCGAACCCTACCGCTTTTAATTTTTCCCACTTGACAAACGAGGGTGGATTGGTGTAATATATAAGTGAATTAGGTTAGACTATGTCTATACTAATACGGAGGTGATTTATATGTTCAAACTGCCCGAGATGGGTTACGGATATGAAACTCTCGAACCGTACATCGACGCTCGAACTATGGACGTGCACTACAACGGTCACCATGCAGCGTACGTGAAGAATTTGAACGCAGCCATCGAGAAATATCCTGAATTTGCTGAAAAACCCCTCGTATGGCTACTTCAAAACCTCGACAAGCTCCCGGAGGATATTCGAACAACCGTGCGCAACAACGGTGGAGGGCACTACAACCACACGTTCTGGTGGCCACAGCTTAAGAAAAACGATGGCGCACTCCCGGATGGATTGCTAAAGGAGTACATCGAACGCGATTTTCACGATTTTGAAAATTTTAAGCAGGTCTTCAAGCAAGTTGCACTCTCGAGGTTTGGTAGCGGTTGGGCATGGGCTATTTACGAGCAAGGTAAGATAATTGTCTACTCAACACCGAATCAGGACAATCCGATAATGGAAGGTCACCTGCCTTTTCTCGGTCTCGATGTGTGGGAACATGCTTATTATTTGAAGTATCAGAACAGGAGAGATTTGTACATCGATAACTTCTGGAACGTGGTCAATTGGGACGTTGTTGAAAGCAGGTTTTTGAGAGTTTTGGAGGGTAAGCAACCTTTGGAGATTTAAAACTTTGAAAAGGAGGAAGATGACTATGAGTTTGCATACGATAAAATCATTCCTGGCAGACTTACTCGTTGTTAACGTTAAGTGGCACAACGTTCACTGGAACGTGGTAGGAA
The genomic region above belongs to Fervidobacterium thailandense and contains:
- a CDS encoding AAA family ATPase; the encoded protein is MENVKRVIKGKDEQIKLVLSVLYAGGHVLLEDVPGVGKTILARALAISTGLDFKRVQFTPDLLPSDLTGLYIFDRKDETFKFRPGPIFTDILLADEINRATPRTQSALLEAMAEGQVTVDGVTHKLSENFFVIATQNPIEYEGTFPLPEAQLDRFTAKISLGYPDKDSELEILTTQKIKHPIEDLRPVGTVEELNHEKRKVRQVKVSDDVKRYIVDIVNATRSHESLAFGSSPRGAIALMHMSMAWAYIDGRDYVLPDDVKAVAPYVLIHRVVQTTESKILRESKEDIIKDILDKVPVVVSR
- a CDS encoding superoxide dismutase — encoded protein: MFKLPEMGYGYETLEPYIDARTMDVHYNGHHAAYVKNLNAAIEKYPEFAEKPLVWLLQNLDKLPEDIRTTVRNNGGGHYNHTFWWPQLKKNDGALPDGLLKEYIERDFHDFENFKQVFKQVALSRFGSGWAWAIYEQGKIIVYSTPNQDNPIMEGHLPFLGLDVWEHAYYLKYQNRRDLYIDNFWNVVNWDVVESRFLRVLEGKQPLEI